ATTGCGTTTTTAAGTTGTTGCGACATTGCTGTATCCGGAGCCAGAAAAACAGCGAGAAATGCTACAACAGACACAAATAAATTTAATATATATATCCTTTTAGGACTATATACAAGTGTTTTGTTTTGTTTCATTATTAAATACATTAAGTTAGGTTAACACCATTAACATTAAAAAATAAAAGTTTATAGAGCTTGGGGCTTATAAAAAATTAAATAGTTTCCGAAATTAAGTAATATTTTTATGCTGTAAGATTAAAATCGTTAAACGTAATTTATACTCGATTAAAAGATAAATGGCCTTTTTTTGAAACCCATAGCTTCAATTACGGCTTCACTAATAAGCTTGTTTTTGTTTTTGTTTAGAGTTACTTTCCGGATATTTAAATAGCATTATCATTAATACATTATTTCAATTTTGCTGATGTTTTTTTAATGGGTTAATAATGATTTTTTTCGGACATTAACTACATCTTTTTGGTCTTTGCGCTTTTTGTTTCGTAAGATTAGGATGGCCGGATGAATGATTTGGGAATCATTTTTCTGTAAATAAAAAAGCCCCTCAATGTTGAGGGGCTTTACTTTTATAATAATTTTAAAAATTATCTTTTAATAACTCTTTGGGTTCTTACTTCTTCACCTTGCGTTACAATAACATTGTAAACTCCTGACGAATAGTTATTACCTACTTGAATTTGAGATACTTCATTTGGATTAACATCACGTTTTTCGATTAATCTTCCTGTCATATCATAAACAGACACGCTAACTTGTGCTTCACTTGAAGTGATTAAGCTTAATTTGAAGTTATCAGTGTACGGATTAGGTGCCACGATAACTGATAAACCTTTAACTTCATTTGCTGATGATGCGTTCATTCTTACTGCTACTGGTTGAGCAGGACAAGGAGTAACATCCCAACCTACAAACACTTTACATTCATCAAATACATTATTCAAGGCGTCTACAACATTAGTAATAGCTGAAAGACTAACACCTCCTTCAGAACTATTAATACCATCTGCATTACCTAGAGCACGATTAGCTAAATCAATTAACCCACCCACTGTTTTGTCTCCATTTCCATTTGGTGTAATAGCATTCACCACAGCAGCAGGGATAGTTTTATAGGTGTATTCATTAACTGTATTAACCCAAACTCCAAACTCATCGTAGTGACCACAAATTCTTTCAACCGGCTCTTTTGAACCACAACCACCAAGTGGATTAGCTGTTGCAAGAGTACCTGCCTGTAATACAAACCCACTTAAATTTGTTGTAAGGCTGATATTAGCATTCAATGCTAAAGTCATCGTTTGAGCAAGTAATGCATTATTGATTACACCACTTCTCAATAGAGAATTCGGTAATGAACAAACACTATTGTTTCCAGCCGGAAGTTCTTTTGATGGACCACCGCCAGGTAATTTGTCAATAATACAACTTACAGCACCCGGAGCAGTCATAAATACTGAACGTCCAGGCAAACCAACGGTAATTGTTCCACCAGCATTTGCCAAACATTGAGCAATCATTTGTGCTGTAGTTAAATGCCCAACTTCTCCGTCACACATTGAACCACCTGAAGTACCGTAAGCACCTTGAGTGTATGTACAGAATGCTTCACAAGGAATCAAATCAACAGTTATTTCGCTTGTAGCCTCACAACCATTTGCATCTTTAACTACTACAGTATGTTGGCCTGTACTTAAATTAGCAAAAGTATAAGGAGAAGCTTGTTCTGTAAATGCCCCACCATCTATACTAACACTATAAACTCCTGTTCCACCAGAGAATGTTGCTTCAACACTACCGGTAGCAGTATTAGCACATATTTCAGGTAATGAAGTTAAGCTAAGCTCAACAGCTGTCGGAATAGTGATAGATACTTGTTTAGTATCAGTACAGCCGTTAGCATCTGTAGCCACGATAGTGTATACTCCTGAAGCAGAAGCAGAGAATGGTGAAGTTTCTGCGTTACCGTTTACAGTATACGTTTTAACTCCTGTTCCGCCGGTAGCACTAAATGTAATTGTACCATTTCCGCCATAACATAGAGGATTAGTTCCTTCAGCCGTTAAATCAACTTTAGTTGGAATAGCAATCGTTACTGTTTTAGTATCGGTACATCCGTTAGCATCTGTAGCTACAATAGTGTATACTCCTGAAGCAGACACTGAGAATGGTGAAGTAGCTGCATTACCGTTTACAGTATACGTTTTAGCTCCTGTTCCTCCGGTAGCACTGAAAGTAATTGAACCATTTCCTCCAAAACATAATGGATTAGTACCATTAGCAGTCAATTCTACTTTAGTAGGGATAGTGATTGTTACTTGTTTTGTATCGGTACATCCGTTAGCATCTGTAGCAACTATAGTATAAACTCCTGAAGCAGCTGCTGAGAATGGTGAAGTTGCTGCGTTACCGTTTACAGTATACGTTTTAGCTCCTGTTCCACCGGTAGCACTGAAAGTAATTGAACCATTTCCTCCAAAACATAATGGATTAGTTCCATTAGCAGTCAATTCTACTTTAGTTGGAATAGTAATCGTTACTTGTTTGGTATCAGTACATCCGTTAGCATCTGTAGCTACAATAGTGTAAACTCCAGCTCCTAATCCCGTTGCCGGTGAGGTAGCTGCATTACCGTTTACAGTATACGTTTTAGCTCCTGTTCCGCCGGTAGCACTGAAAGTAATTGAACCTGTACCACCGAAACACAATGGGTTGGTTCCATTAGCAGTCAATTCTACTTTAGTTGGGATAGTAATCGTTACTTGTTTTGTATCGGTACATCCGTTAGCATCTGTAGCCACGATAGTGTAAACTCCGGCTCCTAATCCCGTTGCCGGTGAAGTAGCCACGTTACCATTTACAGTATACGTTTTAGCTCCTGTTCCGCCGGTAGCGCTGAAAGTAATTGAACCTGTTCCACCAAAACACAATGGGTTGGTTCCATTAGCAGTCAATTCTACTTTAGTTGGAATAGTAATAGTTACTTGTTTTGTATCGGTACATCCGTTAGCATCTGTAGCTACAATAGTGTAAACTCCTGAAGCAGACGCTGAGAATGGTGAAGTAGCTGCGTTACCGTTTACAGTATACGTTTTAGCTCCTGTTCCACCGGTAGCACTGAAAGTAATTGAACCATTTCCTCCAAAACATAATGGATTAGTTCCATTAGCAGTCAATTCTACTTTAGTTGGAATAGTAATCGTTACTTGTTTGGTATCAGTACATCCGTTAGCATCTGTAGCTACAATAGTGTAAACTCCAGCTCCTAATCCCGTTGCCGGTGAGGTAGCTGCATTACCGTTTACAGTATACGTTTTAGCTCCTGTTCCGCCGGTAGCACTGAAAGTAATTGAACCTGTACCACCGAAACACAATGGGTTGGTTCCATTAGCAGTCAATTCTACTTTAGTTGGGATAGTAATCGTTACTTGTTTTGTATCGGTACATCCGTTAGCATCTGTAGCTACAATAGTGTAAACTCCTGAAGCAGAAGCTGAGAATGGTGAAGTGGCTGCGTTACCGTTTACAGTATACGTTTTAGATCCTGTTCCGCCGGTAGCACTGAAAGTAATTGAACCATTACCACCAAAACACAATGGATTGGTTCCATTAGCAGTCAATTCTACTTTAGTTGGAATAGTAATAGTTACTTGTTTAGTATCAGTACATCCGTTAGCATCTGTAGCTACAATAGTGTAAACTCCTGAAGCAGACGCTGAGAATGGTGAAGTAGCTGCGTTACCGTTTACAGTATACGTTTTAGCTCCTGTTCCACCGGTAGCACTGAAAGTAATTGAACCATTTCCTCCAAAACATAATGGATTTGTACCATTAGCAGTCAATTCTACTTTAGTTGGAATAGTGATTGTTACCTGTTTTGTATCGGTACATCCGTTAGCATCTGTAGCTACAATAGTGTAAACTCCAGCTCCTAATCCCGTTGCCGGTGAAGTAGCTGCGTTACCGTTTACTGTATAGGTTTTAGCTCCTGTTCCTCCGGTTGCACTGAAAGTAATTGAACCTGTACCACCGAAACATAATGGATTAGTTCCATTAGCTGTTAAATCTACTTTAGTAGGGATAGTGATTGTTACTTGTTTTGTATCAGTACATCCGTTAGCGTCAGTAGCTACGATAGTGTAAACTCCTGAAGCAGATGCTGAGAATGGTGAAGTGGCTGCGTTACCGTTTACAGTATACGTTTTAGCCCCTGTTCCACCGGTAGCACTAAAAGTAATTGAACCATTTCCTCCAAAACACAATGGATTTGTTCCATTAGCAGTCAATTCGACTTTGGTTGGGATAGTAATCGTTACTTGTTTGGTATCTGTACATCCGTTGGCATCTGTAGCAACAATAGTGTAAACTCCTGAAGCAGCTGCTGAGAATGGTGAAGTAGCGGCATTACCGTTTACAGTATATGTTTTAGCTCCTGTTCCGCCTGTAGCACTGAAAGTAATTGAACCATTTCCTCCGAAACACAATGGATCAGTTCCGTTAGCTGTTAAGTCAACTTTGGTTGGGATAATAATCGTTACTTGTTTGGTATCAGTACATCCGTTGGCATCTGTAGCCACGATAGTGTAAACTCCTGCTGCTAATCCCGTTGCCGGTGAAGTAGCGGCATTACCATTTACAGTATATGTTTTAGCTCCTGTTCCGCCTGTAGCACTGAAAGTAATTGAACCTGTACCGCCGAAACACAATGGGTTTGTTCCGTTAGCCGTTAATTCTACTTTAGTTGGAATAGTAATCGTTACTTGTTTGGTATCAGTACATCCGTTAGCATCTGTAGCCACAATGGTATAAGTACCCGCTGCAGAAGCTGAGAATGGTGAAGTAGCGGCATTACCGTTTACAGTATACGTTTTAGCTCCTGTTCCACCGGTAGCACTGAAAGTAATTGAACCATTTCCTCCAAAACACAATGGATCAGTTCCGTTAGCTGTTAAGTCAACTTTGGTTGGAATAGTAATCGTTACTTGTTTTGTATCAGTACATCCGTTAGCATCTGTAGCTACAATGGTATAAGTACCCGCTGCAGAAGCTGAGAATGGTGAAGTAGCTGCATTACCGTTTACAGTATACGTTTTAGCTCCTGTTCCGCCGGTAGCACTAAAGGTTATAGAACCATTTCCGCCAAAACACAATGGATCAGTTCCATTAGCCGTTAAGTCAACTTTTGTTGGGATAGTAATCGTTACTTGTTTGGTATCAGTACATCCGTTAGCATCTGTAGCTACAATAGTATAAGTACCCGCTGCAGAAGCTGAGAATGGTGAAGTAGCTGCATTACCGTTTACAGTAAACGTTTTAACTCCTGTTCCACCGGTAGCACTGAAAGTAATTGAACCATTTCCTCCAAAACACAATGGATCAGTTCCGTTAGCTGTTAAGTCAACTTTGGTTGGAATAGTAATCGTTACTTGTTTTGTATCAGTACATCCGTTAGAATCTGTAGCTACAATGGTATAAGTACCCGCTGCAGAAGCTGAGAATGGTGAAGTAGCTGCATTACCGTTTACAGTATACGTTTTAGCTCCTGTTCCGCCGGTAGCACTAAAGGTTATAGAACCATTTCCGCCAAAACACAATGGATCAGTTCCATTAGCCGTTAAGTCAACTTTTGTTGGGATAGTAATCGTTACTTGTTTGGTATCAGTACATCCGTTAGCATCTGTTGCTACAATAGTATAAGTACCCGCTGCAGAAGCTGAGAATGGTGAAGTAGCTGCATTACCGTTTACAGTATACGTTTTAGCCCCTGTTCCGCCGGTAGCACTAAAAGTTATAGAACCATTTCCTCCAAAACACAATGGATTTGTACCATTAGCAGTTAAATCAACTTTAGATGGAATTGTGATAGTCACTTGTTTAGTATCAGTACATCCATTAGCATCTGTAGCTACAATAGTATAAGTACCAGAAGCTGACGCAGAGAATGGTGAAGTTGCTGCGTTACCGTTTACTGTATACGTTTTAGCTCCTGTTCCTCCTGTAGCACTGAAAGTAATTGAACCATTTCCGCCAAAACACAATGGACTAGTTCCGTTAGCAGTCAATTCTACTTTAGTTGGAATTGTTACTACCACTGGCGCACTCGGATTAGATGGACAACCATTTTCGGTGGTCACAACCACTGAATAACTTCCGGACACCGTAGCATTAAAACTAGCGACATTACCTGGGTTACTGGCAGTTGCCGGTACCGTCCAAGTATACGTATAAACCCCAGCAGGACTAGGTGTTGCAGTAACTGTAGAACTTTGTCCAAAACAAGACACTGGCGTTGCAGCCACTGTTGCCGATGGAACTCCTCCTAAACCACCACCAACAAAGTCATCCAATGTTGCAGTAATCTCCTGAGAGGATCTCGTTTCTAGTAAGAATTTTGAAAAACATGCTCCTACGTTTCCTAATTGAGCAAGGTCTACATATCCTTCATAAAATTCATTTAAACCATATTGTGTAGTATTGGTCGTATTGTCATTATTATTTTTATCTTTAAAAAACCAGCCTGTTGGCACTGGCGTGTTAACAGTATTATTCTCAGCCACCTGAGCAGAGAACGTCTTTAAATTAAAAGCAGGATTATCAGCATAATTACCTCCTGTTCCTACCCACTCCAAAACGGTTACCGCTCCAATATTACCACCGTTGGTAAAATTCGCAAGTACAAGGATATCACCAATTACAGGTGGTAAATGCTTAGCAGGAGTAAAAAGGTTAACGCCGTTTACTGTTTCCGGATGGGTACCATCCTGAAAGAACCAAAATCCAATTTGAGCATCCCCACTATTGGATATTCTATCCCCTGCGAACACTATAAATGGTCCTCCAGTGGCAACTGAACCGTCAGATCGTATAACCTGACCCGGTTGAAGAATAACAGCTGCTGCATTGGCAATGTCATTCTTGTCTTTAGCTGTCCCTAGTTTCCAAAACCAGTTGTTGGCATAGAAGAAATCTTTTTCATTTCCCGCAAAAATATCATCCTGATTGATAATATTGAATTTGTCGGCAACGTGAATAATTCCAGCTTGATTCCATTCCCCAGGGAATGAAGTAGTTAACCCATCAATTTTGACAGTCTGGGCGGTTAAAAAATTAGTAAACAAAAAAAGCACAAATAACAAAACGATGCTAATCATACTTTGACTTTTTGAACTACTACTTTTGGTGTAAGTTTCTCCCAAAACTCCTGTTTTGGAAAAATCTAACTTAAGACCACTTTCTCCTGCGCCTGAGGCATAACTCTCGCGGCAGGGAAATCCTAAATTACGCAATAAAGTACTGTTTTTCATAATGTTAAGTATTTAGTAATACCACATCATGAGTAAATTTAGGTTTTTAGTATTTTTGGGACAAGCATTAAAAGAATAAGTGTCTTTTTTAAACTTCAATCTTGGTGAAAGACAAACAGTAGATTCTTATTGGGATGTTAAAATTAAGTATTAATAGCAGTTTATGTTAAAATTGGCATAAGTTTTCTACAAACAATTCTATTTCATCGACAAACTGCATAAAAACTCAAAAATGATTTAATGCTAAGTCAATAATTAAGTTTAAAATCAGTTAAACAACGGTGGTGTTTTAACCTATAAAACTAAGATTTTTAGAGCGTTGTATCCGGTTAAGACAAATTCTTTTTATAAGTTCGCCTTCTTTTAAAGGTTACCGGATCAAAATGCTTCCACATATTGTGTATGGCGTGATTGTCTTCCAACTCAGGAGTTCGGATACAGTTTTGAATCCCTTTTTCTTTGAAGAGATGGTAATATTCATTAAAAATGATAGCGGTAACCCCTTTACTTTGATATTCAGGATCTATACCTATTAAATAGAATAGTACATCTTTGCTTTCATTTTTGGCTTTAAGCAAATGATAGAACCCTAAAGGAAACAATTTCCCGTTGGCTTTTTGTAGCGCTTCTGAAAAACTAGGCATTACTATACTGAAGGCAATCATATTGTGATTTTTATCTTCAATAAACTTGATGTATTCCGGATTGATAAAGCTGATGTATTTTTTTTTAAAATATTCCTTTTGCACATCAGTTATGGCTACAAAGGAAGAAAGGCCGGCATAACTGGAATTAAACAAATCAAACATCTTATCCACATAGGGCATGATGTCATTGGTATTAGTAAAATTCAGAGCTTTTAATTCGTAGCGCTTTTTGATAAGTTCCTGAGCTTTTACGAAAAATTCAGTCTTCACATTTGAAAAAGGAAACTTGTTTTCGAGGTATTCTTTCTCCTTGACATAACCCAATTTCTCTAAGTGCTCCTTATAATAAGGAAAATTATACCAAGTAATCATCGAACCGATTTCATCAAACCCTTCAGTCAAGACACCAACTTTATCCAAATTGGAAAATCCCATTGGTCCCTCGACATATTCGAGGTTGTTGCTTTTTCCGAATTCATAAACTTTTTCTAATAAGGCTTTAGTCACTTCTACATCATCAATAACATCCCACCAACCAAAACGCACTTTCTTTTTCTGTTGCTCGTTTACTTCACTCCAATTAATGATAGCAGCTATTCGCCCAACAATTTTTCCATCGCGATATGCCAAATAGAAATGAGCATCAGCTGTAGTAAAAGCAGGATTTTTAGTTTTATCAAATGAATCTAACTCATCATTAATCAAAGGCGGAACCCAGTATGGATGATTTTTATATAAGACAAACGGAAATTTCACAAAATCTTTCAGCAGTTTTTTGCTATTGGCTTCAACTATGGTAATCATTATGGTTTGGTGTTTTCTAATTCTACTTCGTCTTTGCGCTTTTTACCTTTATCTTTTTTCGATTTTTTATCTTTCTTATCCTTAGGATCTTTTTGATTTTTAACGCGTTTGTAATTCGTTTCATAATTACTGTCAAAACGCCAGGAAAGACCAACATTCCCTGATAATAATGATGGTGTATCTTTCACGTTTTTACTCAGAGAAGCATCGAGTTGAATATTTTCCCGAACCAAATAGGCCGCTCCCAATCTGAAGACATTATCGGCATAATAGTCGCTTTTGTAGGCCTGCATTTCCAAAAAAGCAGACCAGCGCATATTGAACCCTCTGGTCATTGTGGTAATCCACCCCAAGGTTGGGTACTTAGTCATGTATTTATCCGCTATAATATTATTGACCCAAACCCATTTAGTACCAAAATGATGCTGCGTAATTACCATTACTTTCGGACTGATGGCTTTGTCTCCTTCAAAAGTAAACGGATTAGGTCCTATCTTTAAATTCAAACCACCATACACGGCTACTGCCGGAATAAATTGCTTCCAACTGAACTTGTGATTGGCTTTCCAGCTATACAAATTGGGCTTATCTTCTTTGATAAACGGATCATAAACTAAATATTTTACACCAATGGTAAATTGCTTCAAACCACCACGAGTATCGTCAACCAGTGGAGCTTGGTACCAATCGTATTGGTATTGTGTGTTTAAATTAAATTCGAATTGATCAAAAAAAGCTCCATACCGTACATCTATTTCTGTACCGAAACCATTGGCTTCATACCGCGCTAAATCATGCTTTTCGCGAACACCATACACCCCACCTTCTGCCTGAATTACTGTTTTCCCTACAGAGAAAGCCGACATCGATTTTCCCGGTCGATTGGAATTAATAAGGTCAGTATATTGGGCGTATTGCGAAACCGAAATCAGCAGAAAACCAATGACAAAAAATCTTTTTAGGTACCTCATATGTTGTGAAAATTAAGCAGGATAACTTAGTGTTTCAAAAGTAGTATTTTTTATTATTTATTTAAGAAGTCAAAGCGAAAATTACATTAAGGAATTTAGTATTTTTGACAAAAATTTTTTATTCAATGGAAACCGCATCTTTTAGTGGCCTTTTAGAAACCATTTTATTCATCTTTGCTTTTTACTACGTTGTAAAGTTCTTAGCGCGTTTGTTTTTACCAATAATGGCGCAAAAAATGATGGAAAAAGCCGCCGATCAATTTCAACAACAGCAACAAAATTACCAACAACAACATACATCTCAAAATACTAACTCTGAAAAACCAAAAGAGAAAAAAGTAGTAGGCGAATATGTTGATTTCGAAGAAATTGAATAGTTAAACCAAACCTCCCTTCAAACCAAATAAATGAAGCAACTTCAAAAATTTTACCCGCATTTTTTAGCCATCATTGGTTTTATCACCATCTCATTAATTTACTTTTATCCGGTACTGCAAGGCAAAAAAATCTTCCAATCCGATATCGTTCAATATACCGGAATGGCCAAAGAACAAAACGATTTTCGAGCTGAATATCACACAGAACCTTATTGGACCAATTCCGCTTTTGGGGGTATGCCAACGTATCAAATGGGAGCCAATTATCCGCACGATTATATTGGTAAACTGGATGATGCTTTGCGTTTCTTACCAAGACCGGCAGATTATGTATTTCTGTACTTTTTAGGATTTTACGCCTTATTACTGGTTTTCAGAGCTGATCCGTTAAAAGCTTTTTTTGGTGCCTTGGCGTTTGGTTTTTCAACTTATTTGATTGTAATTCTGGGTGTTGGTCATAATGCAAAAGCACACGCCATTGCTTACATGCCATTGGTAGTTGCCGGATTTATTTTAGTTTTTCGAAAACGATATCTGCACGGTGGTATCCTGACGATGTTAGCTGTAGCCTTGGAAATCAATGCGAATCACTTTCAAATGACTTACTACTTGTTGTTTCTTTTGTTAGCGCTTGGCGTCTATTTGTTATACAAACTAATTAAAGAAAACGACTTAAAGTCATTACCTAAAATAGCCGGAACTTTTGTAGTTGCTATAGTTCTGGCCGTTGGGGTAAACGCTACGAGTTTATTGGCTACCAAAGAATACACCGACTTTAGTATGCGCGGAAAAAGTGAATTAACTTTCAATGCTGATGGCTCAAAAAATGATACCACAGCTTCGATGTCGCATGATTATATTACAGAATACAGTTATGGTATAGCCGAAAGTTTAAACCTCATAGCTCCTCGCCTTTTTGGTGGTTCTAACACTGAAAACATTGGAAAAGACAGTAAGTTATACGAGTTCATTATCAATCAAGGCGGTTCAGACGAAGATGCCAGACAATTTTCAGAATCAGCACCAACTTATTGGGGAGACCAACCCATGGTAGCTGCTCCGGCTTATATTGGCGTCATTGTTTTCTTCCTCAGTGTCTTGGCTTTATACCATGACAAACGCAAAATAAAATACGCTTTCCTAGCAGGTGCATTAGTTTCCTTATTGCTTTCTTGGGGAAAAAATTTATCGGGTTTAACCAACTTCTTTATTGAATATGTGCCGCTTTACGACAAGTTCAGAGCTGTTTCTTCGATACAAGTCATCTTGGAATTATGCCTTCCGGTTTTAGCCATAATGGGATTACAATCCTTCTTTAAAGAAACCGAAAATCAAAAAAAATCATTGCTATACACTGCAGCCACTTCTATTGGTTTGATTGTTTTATTATTTTTAGCCAAAGGGATGTTCTCTTTCGCTACAGCAAATGATAGTTATTATACACAAGCTTACGGCAAAGAAATGGGAACCGCTTTCGTAGAAGCCTTAAAAGCCGACCGTGCCAGTTTATTCATGGCCGATTTATTGCGTTCCGGATTTTTCATGGTGGTTGCTTTTGGAGCGCTTTGGTTTTATATCAAAGGAAAATTAGCACAAAACACCGCCATCATCATCGTTGGTGTTTTCATGGTAGGCGATTTATTTTTTGTTGATAAAAATTATGTAAGCAACACACCGCATCAGTTCCGAAGCGCCCGAGAAGTCGATCAGCCTTTTGAACCTACGCCTGCCGATGAAGAAATTCTGAAAGACAAATCCATTTATCGTGTATATGAATTACAAGGCAGATTGCAAGGACGAACTTCCTATTTCCACAAATCTGTCGGAGGGTATAGTGCCGTTCGACCAAGACGTTATGATCAATTATTCGATTATATCGTTGACAAAAAATTAGCTGATTTAGGGAGTAATATCGACCCAACAACTTTGTCTTTAACCAAAAATATTTCGATACTGGACGCCTTGAATATCAAGTATCTTTTGGTAGAAGTAAAAGACGGCCAAAGTGTGCCGATTACCAATCCGTTCACCAATGGCAATGCATGGTTTGTTTCTGAATTAAAAGAAGTAAAATCGGCTGACGAGGAAATGAAAGCTTTGGATAAATTGGACACCAAAAATGTGGCTGTTATTAACAAATCTGAAACACAATTGTATAAGGATACATTTGCCACAGCAGCGTATGCAGCTATAAAAGAAAACAGCTTTAAATCTGACAGCACAGCAACCATAAAATTAACTACGTACAAACCCAATCATATTGAATATACTTCAAACAATGCCAATGACGGTTTTGCCGTGTTTTCTGAAACCTATTACAAAGATGGTTGGAAAGCGACTATTGACGGAAAAGAAACGGGCATTTTCAGAGTGGATTATGTGTTACGTGGTTTAGTCATTCCAAAAGGCAATCATAAAATCGAATTCAAATTTGAACCGCAAGTAGTAAAAACAGGAAGCAGTATTGCGTTGTTTAGCTCAATCGGAATGCTTTTGGTGATTATTGGTGGAGTGTATATTGACCAGAAGAAAAAGAAGCAAGCCTAATGTCTGAGCCCAAGAAACTTTTAATCATCACTTATTATTGGCCGCCAGCCGGTGGACCGGGCGTACAGCGTTGGTTAAAGTTTGTAAAATACCTGCCCGATTTTAATGTGCAGCCCATAGTATACATTCCTGAGAATCCAACGTATCCAATTATTGATGAAGGCCTGCAAAGCGAAGTTTCGGAAAAAGCTATTATTCTAAAACACCAAATTTTTGAGCCTTATCAATTGGCGTCCTTTCTTTCAAAAAACAAAACCAAAAAAATAAGCTCCGGCATTATTCCGAATCAAAAGAAACAATCTTTTTTAGAAAGAATGTTGCTTTGGGTTCGTGGCAATATTTTTATTCCTGATGCGCGATTTCTAT
Above is a genomic segment from Flavobacterium phycosphaerae containing:
- a CDS encoding T9SS type A sorting domain-containing protein; this encodes MKNSTLLRNLGFPCRESYASGAGESGLKLDFSKTGVLGETYTKSSSSKSQSMISIVLLFVLFLFTNFLTAQTVKIDGLTTSFPGEWNQAGIIHVADKFNIINQDDIFAGNEKDFFYANNWFWKLGTAKDKNDIANAAAVILQPGQVIRSDGSVATGGPFIVFAGDRISNSGDAQIGFWFFQDGTHPETVNGVNLFTPAKHLPPVIGDILVLANFTNGGNIGAVTVLEWVGTGGNYADNPAFNLKTFSAQVAENNTVNTPVPTGWFFKDKNNNDNTTNTTQYGLNEFYEGYVDLAQLGNVGACFSKFLLETRSSQEITATLDDFVGGGLGGVPSATVAATPVSCFGQSSTVTATPSPAGVYTYTWTVPATASNPGNVASFNATVSGSYSVVVTTENGCPSNPSAPVVVTIPTKVELTANGTSPLCFGGNGSITFSATGGTGAKTYTVNGNAATSPFSASASGTYTIVATDANGCTDTKQVTITIPSKVDLTANGTNPLCFGGNGSITFSATGGTGAKTYTVNGNAATSPFSASAAGTYTIVATDANGCTDTKQVTITIPTKVDLTANGTDPLCFGGNGSITFSATGGTGAKTYTVNGNAATSPFSASAAGTYTIVATDSNGCTDTKQVTITIPTKVDLTANGTDPLCFGGNGSITFSATGGTGVKTFTVNGNAATSPFSASAAGTYTIVATDANGCTDTKQVTITIPTKVDLTANGTDPLCFGGNGSITFSATGGTGAKTYTVNGNAATSPFSASAAGTYTIVATDANGCTDTKQVTITIPTKVDLTANGTDPLCFGGNGSITFSATGGTGAKTYTVNGNAATSPFSASAAGTYTIVATDANGCTDTKQVTITIPTKVELTANGTNPLCFGGTGSITFSATGGTGAKTYTVNGNAATSPATGLAAGVYTIVATDANGCTDTKQVTIIIPTKVDLTANGTDPLCFGGNGSITFSATGGTGAKTYTVNGNAATSPFSAAASGVYTIVATDANGCTDTKQVTITIPTKVELTANGTNPLCFGGNGSITFSATGGTGAKTYTVNGNAATSPFSASASGVYTIVATDANGCTDTKQVTITIPTKVDLTANGTNPLCFGGTGSITFSATGGTGAKTYTVNGNAATSPATGLGAGVYTIVATDANGCTDTKQVTITIPTKVELTANGTNPLCFGGNGSITFSATGGTGAKTYTVNGNAATSPFSASASGVYTIVATDANGCTDTKQVTITIPTKVELTANGTNPLCFGGNGSITFSATGGTGSKTYTVNGNAATSPFSASASGVYTIVATDANGCTDTKQVTITIPTKVELTANGTNPLCFGGTGSITFSATGGTGAKTYTVNGNAATSPATGLGAGVYTIVATDANGCTDTKQVTITIPTKVELTANGTNPLCFGGNGSITFSATGGTGAKTYTVNGNAATSPFSASASGVYTIVATDANGCTDTKQVTITIPTKVELTANGTNPLCFGGTGSITFSATGGTGAKTYTVNGNVATSPATGLGAGVYTIVATDANGCTDTKQVTITIPTKVELTANGTNPLCFGGTGSITFSATGGTGAKTYTVNGNAATSPATGLGAGVYTIVATDANGCTDTKQVTITIPTKVELTANGTNPLCFGGNGSITFSATGGTGAKTYTVNGNAATSPFSAAASGVYTIVATDANGCTDTKQVTITIPTKVELTANGTNPLCFGGNGSITFSATGGTGAKTYTVNGNAATSPFSVSASGVYTIVATDANGCTDTKTVTIAIPTKVDLTAEGTNPLCYGGNGTITFSATGGTGVKTYTVNGNAETSPFSASASGVYTIVATDANGCTDTKQVSITIPTAVELSLTSLPEICANTATGSVEATFSGGTGVYSVSIDGGAFTEQASPYTFANLSTGQHTVVVKDANGCEATSEITVDLIPCEAFCTYTQGAYGTSGGSMCDGEVGHLTTAQMIAQCLANAGGTITVGLPGRSVFMTAPGAVSCIIDKLPGGGPSKELPAGNNSVCSLPNSLLRSGVINNALLAQTMTLALNANISLTTNLSGFVLQAGTLATANPLGGCGSKEPVERICGHYDEFGVWVNTVNEYTYKTIPAAVVNAITPNGNGDKTVGGLIDLANRALGNADGINSSEGGVSLSAITNVVDALNNVFDECKVFVGWDVTPCPAQPVAVRMNASSANEVKGLSVIVAPNPYTDNFKLSLITSSEAQVSVSVYDMTGRLIEKRDVNPNEVSQIQVGNNYSSGVYNVIVTQGEEVRTQRVIKR
- a CDS encoding GTP cyclohydrolase, which produces MITIVEANSKKLLKDFVKFPFVLYKNHPYWVPPLINDELDSFDKTKNPAFTTADAHFYLAYRDGKIVGRIAAIINWSEVNEQQKKKVRFGWWDVIDDVEVTKALLEKVYEFGKSNNLEYVEGPMGFSNLDKVGVLTEGFDEIGSMITWYNFPYYKEHLEKLGYVKEKEYLENKFPFSNVKTEFFVKAQELIKKRYELKALNFTNTNDIMPYVDKMFDLFNSSYAGLSSFVAITDVQKEYFKKKYISFINPEYIKFIEDKNHNMIAFSIVMPSFSEALQKANGKLFPLGFYHLLKAKNESKDVLFYLIGIDPEYQSKGVTAIIFNEYYHLFKEKGIQNCIRTPELEDNHAIHNMWKHFDPVTFKRRRTYKKNLS
- a CDS encoding transporter, with product MRYLKRFFVIGFLLISVSQYAQYTDLINSNRPGKSMSAFSVGKTVIQAEGGVYGVREKHDLARYEANGFGTEIDVRYGAFFDQFEFNLNTQYQYDWYQAPLVDDTRGGLKQFTIGVKYLVYDPFIKEDKPNLYSWKANHKFSWKQFIPAVAVYGGLNLKIGPNPFTFEGDKAISPKVMVITQHHFGTKWVWVNNIIADKYMTKYPTLGWITTMTRGFNMRWSAFLEMQAYKSDYYADNVFRLGAAYLVRENIQLDASLSKNVKDTPSLLSGNVGLSWRFDSNYETNYKRVKNQKDPKDKKDKKSKKDKGKKRKDEVELENTKP